ATTCACCATCTGACCTTCGAGTGTCCTATACATGCTACACACTGGCAGCACGAATAAGAAATTTATGGAAATTATCCGCATCGACGTTTATCACTAGCCGAGCTGTTGGGACTGTGGTCGTCGAAAGCAAACCAGCGGAAAGCTGTGAACGGGTTTCAACATTTGTTCCGAGGACAATGACATACTCTGCATTTATTATACACCACACCGATGTGCACTGGACGATATATTGCCCAGTTTGTAAATGTACACTGCCACACTGCGCGAAGTAGTGGGTGGCGACGTGcatattgaagacatttcactTTTTTCAtctatacagggcgtcccaactattatgcaccaagattttaaaatatgcaaatgccacgtagctgtacagaaccaaggtaatgttgtttgccgtcactcagagatactcggattatttattgcattccggcaaattacatagttagtcttaattaatcaacttctaaaatattataattagacgaaaagtgtcagtgagaaaacaTAGAGccacatgaaaaattcccgataaagctttctgttgctcaatacgtgctacgcaAAAGAGTTTTTCCAAGCCTGAAGGAAGCCcccgaatacacacaaaattgccgcgcgactggccactagaggcactttgcgtgtattcgtgggctgctttcacgctcggaaaaatacttttatctagcacgtactgagcaacagaacgTTGTATCGGTAGTTCaatttgaaattcttcgctggaaagacctggggaatgtcgacaagcgctaggCTTCGactatatagagtactttttctcggcttctcGCGGTATatagcttgccagcattgactaacgcaagtacaacaagcctacgtactatacaaagtgtgcaaGCCCTGGCGCTCCGGATTTTCTAGgacttcctcgaagtgcgtcaacggcggcaaccattgcaatcgccagagaccacctcataaagacccacatcgaagttgaagcaataagaatgcacgtaaggcaccttgcacggactccttgccaccatctagcctctctacctgcggagagaccacacgcctcgttctgccgagtggtatccgcacatcgtgaggctatatataccatcttgcttcacatctgctgcgagaccttccactcctccttggtgcctcattcagccaacgatcaacctgaaagtacctggcgtccggaaaaaaagtagatatgtcatcgccggctcttaaaaagcttaccttactcctattatatgagaagtaccggaattacacccacatatacaccgacggctccgtcttgcagaacagctctaccgccgctgtcgttattccagaaaaagccaccactatcaagatgaaaacatctcacttgacaacgtcgacggcagcagaactggcagcgcttcgagtcgcactacattttattaatgacgAACCAGCACAAAAATGGTCCGTTTTGTGCAAcccgaagacggcactgcagagtttactgtcagccttacggcgcggtccacgggaacaactggttttcgaaatcacagaggccatacaccacctgactgagaaaggacacgaaataatctttcagtggctgccaagtcactgtggaatcattggcaatgaacgtgccgatcaagctgctcgttcagctcatgaacaagacaaccgcctatcgatcccgctgtctaggacagatgctgcaaggatgctccgcctacttgcacgccaatgcacttcatcagactggaataaaccacatttcaTGCACGCCCGATTGTACACCTTGGATCCAatcttaagccttcgacttccaacaagacttccccgaagagatgcgacccttctgtgtaggctatggttgggcgtcgcgttcaccaatgcctacgcgttccgcatagggatggccgacagtgcagcatgtgacaattgtggagacgcggaaacgattcgtcatattctttgtcagtgcccacaatacagtgcgCAGatacaatcgctttccgtcgtgctgaatcagttggacgaccagcctttatcggaagaaagaattctgcaacatcgacgcgactcaacatcgcatcagaaggccgtgcaagcgctcctgcggttcctgaagtccactggcctatgtgaacgtctgtgattggaacgcctcttTTGTTACCTacgcctgtgtttttttttgtgtgtgttttttcgctctctctctttgcactctttccaacccctttatccctcacaccagtgtagggtagcaaaccggaaactgacttctggttaaccttcctgcctttcctctctcgcttgctctctctatGTATCGgttgtttttcatgttgctctacaattttatcattgagaattttcatctaattttaatatttgtgtagttgattaaataattaagactaattatgtaatttggcggaatgcaaaaaaatatatctgagtatctccaagcgacggcaaacaacattaccttggttctgtccagctacgtagcatttgcatatttataaaccttggtgcatgatagttaggacaccctgtatacgggTGCGTTATCTCGCCCATGATGAACACTGACAGAACACAGAATGTCACTGGAGCCAATAACCATGTTTCGACAAAAGGACTTGTCTTCCTCAGACTGAAGAGTAGTCCCACTCTATCTTCCTATTAACTTTTGTCATGTTTGGTTATCTCATCCGTGTATCATCCATCATCTCAAACCGCATCGGGACCTCGTTTTCTCCACCTACGTATCCTCCTGCCGGACTTTCGGAAATTGTACCATTTTTTCTATATTAAGTTTTTTCCCCTAACTCCTACGTCGAAAGGAAGAGCCGCCCCAAATTCTAGGGGACTAGATCTCCTTTTCCACTGTCATTCCAGTAAAGGAACCAACAGTTTCATAGTGAGGCGGGCTCTGTTGATGCGCGATATGCCCAACTTGACCTAGCTCAGTAAAAAGAGAGATGATATTCTAGACAAGCTTACCGTATCTCGTTTCCTGCTTTACGTAAGCAGCCTATCACTTATTTCTTTAAAGGGCTGACCTTGAGGACCTTGAGACACATAACATTGTACATTGTGTAagaatatgcaaaaaaaaaatgcagcggaTCGCCTCTCGTATACTGGCCGATCTGGCTTTGTCCACCATTTGACATGCTGCGTCTTGTGCGTTGTGATCGAGCGGCAGTACCTGTGAAATGTCTTGAAGCATAGAGGGATGGCCCACAAAAGCATGCCGGCAACTGAACCCCCAGAGCATCTCGTTTTGTCGTCCAGAGCGCGTCCTTTATCGGTGGTCGCCAGGACGGTCTCGGCAAGGAAAACGTAAATTcgttcgctctctctttctctcttcgctCACTGGCTCTGTCGCTCTCGATTTCTCCGTATCTCGTTCTcttttgttcgttcgttcgttcgttcgttctcttttgttcgttcgttcgttatgcgcttacattgacaatcatcgtcggtAGTTTCTGTACAATTAGTAACATTTATTTGTTCGGTGGATGGTGACGTTTAGCATTAATTGTTAAACGTCACGAATCGCTCAATGCGGTAGGACTCAcccgctggggtggctcagtccgctaaggcgttgcgctgctgagcacgaggtcgcgggatcgaatcacgcctgcggcggccgcatttcgatggaggtgaaatgcaaaaacgcccgtgtgcttgcgttgtagtgcgcgttaaagaactccagatggtcaaaattaatccgtagccctccactacggcatgcctcataatcagaactggttttggcacgtaaaaccccagaaagaagaagaagcggtaGGACTGCTCAGTGATTGCGTGGTTGATTTGGTGAAGTGGATACATCGGTGCACTTATGCGTTGTCTGGTACACTTCGCCCCTTCCGGGTGCACGGTCAAACCTGCCGAATAACTTTTTCTTGGCCGAGTTTCTTGGCTTGCTGCATGACATCATATTATCGCGCAAAAATTCCAGAAAGAAAGGTTAACTGCGACAgatatagcgaaaaaaaaaaaagacggagccgtctttctttctgCTCTATATCTGTCGCTGCTAACCTTTCTTTTCATGATTTTTGTGCGACAATATCATGTCGTTAAGCATGCCGATGTGGGAGTGAATGTTTAATGGGCGATCTACAAAGACGTATTCTGTATGGCGATAACTATAAGCCATGTATGATGAAGCGAGTTGCCCGAGACCAGCAGACATATGTTCTAAAAGTTATAAAACCTGCCTTAGTCTAGCctccacctagatagcacaagaccTTTAATTTCCGCTCCTTCACGAGAAGCCGGctccaccggatagcgcgcgttCATGCTAGCGTGACGCCATGATGTCGCAGCTCGAAACATCTATAGGCGTTGGGTTATCTGCATGGTTTGAAAGACGGCGAACGGCCAAAGAAACGTTACCTCTGTAACGCGTATATGGCGGTTATCGCCTGCTTTCAGTGGAAAAGAGTGAGTCAGCCTCCATGATAAGCAGCCACAACAACTCGAAGCGATTGCGACTCTGCTAGCGGCCTTGTTTGAAAGAGTTGAGTTTCTGGGCGTAATGAAGAAAACCGCATGACCGTATCCCGAAGCAGTGAATGGCTGTTGACGTGGTTGACGTCAGCCGTTCGTCACTATCAGCGCTCTGTTAACTAAAAAAAAGGGAGGCCGGACACTTACACAACGAGCAGAAATGCATCGAGTACCAGGAATTAGTATCTGGCGAGATTGGTGGGGTCTGTCAGCGCCGTGACCTCCTTTCGCACGTGTTTTTACTCGCATCTGCGTCGAAATGACCGAAAATAACGTAATAAACGCGAAGTTACGCGTTTCGTCGGAAGTTCAGTTCCTTCCATGAGTGGTGATTGCCGAAGCACTCGCACGCCGGAACAACCTGGTCGACATATCAGAACACACCAAAGTTTTCACGCGTTCGTAGAACGCTGATGCCGAGTGGTTCTGAGGAAGCGAAGCTTGAAAGCATCTATTTAAACGACGAAGCGTGCGCTCTTGGGTGCGACGGCCTGAAGCTCCAACCCTTGCCTTCTGCGGGCACTAGCTAGCGCTTAGCTGCACAATGTTCGGAGTCCGTCTGCTAGTGGAACTCGTCATCGCCTTGCTACTGAACCTGACGGGGGCTCATCCGATATGCTACTCAAGAGAGGGCCCCAGCCATTGTTATTACTTCTGCGAAGCTTTCACAAGCACTCAGGACTTCCTCAGGATAGACCGCTACCGTGCGCAGAATTGCACGTACTTCGTTCTCAAGGACAGTTCCTTGGAACGCTTGCCTTCGAATGCTTTTGTCGGCACTAGCATTTCCGTGCTGCATTTCATGAACGTCACTGTAGGCGCATACGGCGATCGACAGGGGATCGCTCCGAGTCCGTTCGATGCCCTCAAGGACTCACTGTGCAAGCTGATCTTCAGCGACCAACCGAAGGCCCTCGAGTCTTGGAACCTGCTACGTGGGCTCAAGAGACTGGAAACACTCCTGCTGCTGCACGTGAAAAAGGTCAACCTGACGGCTGATTTCAACCATCTGCCGCCAAGCGTGAAAGAGATCCAGGTTCTGGGAGCGCACGTAGATCAAGTCGAtcaagactggctggccgagctGCATGGGCTAAACGCCGTCGCGGTCAAAGAGACGAACCTGGAGAGCGTATCGAGGTCCATGTTGCCCAGGCCTGCACCAAAGCTGATGATCCTCGACTTCGCGTAAGTTTCTCTGTGCTGACACGAAGCGATCGTGCATTCAGCAGTCCCTAAAGTAGTCACAACAGGTGGCTACTTTATAGTGTAGCGGAATCGCACCACGTGATACTTTAGTTTAAAAACGTAATGAAGGCGACAACGCCACGTCATTTCCACTATCCATTAATGTGTTGGTGGTTCACGAAACATTCAAGCCtagaactctttttttttttttttttcttttcaaacattCTTCAAACATTCAACTGTCTTTTAATGGAAGTCTGCTCCTGTCCGTGTCGTTTTGTGGCGTCTGTGCACCCACTGCTGAGCGGCAATTCTCGTCTGAAACATGCACAAGCTATTCCAACAACGTGTTTTGTTAGAATGTGTTCTGATGTTACGGGCCGAGCTTAAGGCTTGCAATGCTTCTCCAGTGTGAGCAGTGCTCTTCAATATATATGGAGGAATACAGTGCTGACGACATGAGAGCTAATTGACGTTGCGGAAATTGGTAGACATGGACACACGCGCGCGGGGACATGCTCCACCTCAACTTTTTCTTCACTCATTGCATCTCAAACAAACGCTTGTCGGCATGCAGCTCGCTTCTGCGCTCGCGTCAGTGTCTGTGAATTGTGTGCTTTTCTGTTACAATGAAATACGAAAACGCCAAAGCTACTTCCTATTATCTGTTTTCAGCGAACATATTATTCTTATAAACCAAATTTCGGGAACCACACCTGTCCTATAACAGGTAAAAGGATTATCTTGCTGGCATCAGTCGAGCGCTTATTCCGCGTCAGGTTCAGTGCACGTGAGTTGGGCGCTTATATCTTGCAAAGAAAGAGCAAAACACCACAACCTGCTCCTTCTTATATGGTTTTTGCAAAATATTATTTTTACCAAGATAAACCAACGTTTGTGAACCCAGTCCGTCCTGTAACAGGTAAAAAGGCTACCTTGCTGGCATCAACATTTATCAGCCCGATTTATTAAGTGTGGAACCTGTTTCTTCCACGATGCGGAGACAAAAGCACTACAGCAATACAGCCGACACCGCTGTCAACGCTACGTTCCTGCTATGTGCACGGTGTACGCAGCTTACAAAAATTGTCCTGATGCAGTATTGTGAGCTTCTTCGAATCTCGTCTCTCAAAGTTTGGCTACTTGTCACCCTAATCCTGGCATAACAGAGGAAATCTCGTACGAATGCAGTGTAAAAGAGTTATGTTATTACAGGATGAGTGTCTGCAGTGTGTGCGCGGACGGAAAGCTCCATTGTCATGGATATCGAATTATCGCCTCGCCGTCTCGAAAACGACGTTGTATCTTAAACACAGGGACAACCGTCTCACATCGCTGCCTAAGGACCTCACCACCGATATGCCTGCACTGCGAGAGTTGGACGTCGGCTACAATGAGATCACCACGCTACATGAAAGCACCTTGGCGCCGCTGAAGAGAAATCGAGGGCTCGTCAGAATGATCGGTGAGACGTGTCGAATCCTTTCACACTGTTGACTGGCACGAGCAGGCCGctcctgtgttttcgcggccgtACAATGAGCATAGCCCGTTGCGTACCATTGTTAAGACGAAAGCATAACTATTCGCAATACGGCGGTAGCGGATTACATTCTCACATGAGGCTTCGCCTACATAATAATTATAAAAAATCAGCATGTTTGCTATAACAGGGCAGATCACTCGGCATGCTTTCTCGTGAGATCTACTTTCTCATTGCTTCAGCTAGCCCTAAAGTCCACGCTGAATTACGTCGCAGGAAACCCGTTGACATGCGACTGTCGGCTGGCGTTCCTCCTCACGTACCCGAAGAAGTGGAACTACTACCCATGTGCCAAGCCGCTGTCTTTGGCGACCAGGTCCATCCAGTCCCTCACGGAAGCGGAGCTATGCAATGAAACCAGTGATCGTGACGTGAGCAACGCCGTCTAAACAGAGGAGCTCTGAGCCCTGCCATCACATAGCGGATCGGCAACTTTTGCCATCAGTGGCGACGGCGAGCAGCAGCGCTTATCTAGATCTTCAAGCTTGCCAAGCCTGATTAGACAGTGGTGAAGTCAGTCCACGTATTCAACGTTGCAGCCGTAGAGTTTCTTATAATTACCGAGAGAGAAAAGGGGGCGGCGCTGCAGTGCTGGTTCTTGCATGGAAGTTTACAGATGCGGAGGCTTCGGAATGTTACTTTTCTCTCAGCGCCAGGACTCCTTGAGGACATGTCTGGCGACAACTGCTCCTTCTGTTACAGTAGTCTGGTCTCTACTGAAGCAGAGTGTAAGATGCAACTTAACCTTTCATAAAGTCTAGGAAGTGCTTTCGTTAAGACACGCACTCAAGACGGGGTGTACAATAATGTCGAACGTAAATGGTACCACCGTATAGGATCGCTAAAGTTCTAGGAAAGACGCGAAGGTACGACGCTCACAGTGCGACCATTTCCATTGTATGTTTCTGTTTTCTTCGATTACTTGTTATGCTGTGTATCAGCAAACTATAGTGGAAGGTGCATTGTAGCAGTGCTAAAGCTTGTTGGGAACACGTAATTCCAAAGAAGAGTTATGGCTTTATTAATGCTGCCGTACACCGCTGCCGTGTACGGCTATTAGTGCTGCCGCCATAACCATATTTTAGGCCAAGCCAGTTATAGCACAGCCGTCTCAGCGTATTACTGTTTCTTTTGTCGTCCAACCATCGGGTTTTAGGAAGGGATTGTCTTGCGATACCCAGTTATTAAAATTCACAACTGACTAATACAACATTCCATCATGAATAACAAGCAAATTGACTGCATATCTTTAGGTTTTGCCAAAGGCATTTGACCGGGTAGATCATTCTCGCCTCATATCAAAGTTATCTGCCCCTTGAGTCGACTCTTTAACATTGTCTTGGTTGAGAATTTTTTTTGTGCCTTCGCCGCCAGGTTACATCAGTAAATAGCTTGGCCTCACCCCTTTCAGACGTAACTTCGGGTGTCATCCAGGAGAGTGCCCTAGGCCCTCTCCTGTTTTAATCTAACATTAACGAGCTGCCCGCCAACATTTCATCATCCGTGGGACTATTCGCTGATGGCTGCGTAGTTTATCGAACCGTTAATACTTCCGATGATCACCTGGCCCTGTACCATGATCTTGATCTTCTCCATCAGTAGCGTGTTAAATGGCGAATGTCACTAGACACCTACAGACGTCAAGTTATTACCATTATTTAGGCGCAAGAAACTAACCTCTGATTTCGCCTACGCCATAAAAACTGCTCCAGTTCCTCGTGTTCCTTACTGTGCTGTTCACCTTACTTCTAACCTATCGTGGTCCACTCATATTACACGCATAACCGTGAAAGCTATGAACACTCTAGGATTCCTGCGCCCCAACTTGTGCAGTTGCCCATCTGACGTTCGAAAGCTTGCTCACTTGTCTTTTCGCCCGCAGCTTGATTATGCCTGGTTCATTTGGTCGCCGCATCACGAATATTTAATTCCCGCTGTTGAGTGAGTGCAGAAACCGTGCAGCTCCGTTCATAGCGCGCAAGAAACGATCGACACTCCAGCCCAGTAAAATTAAACACAACATATCATTTAAGCCTTTAGAAATGCATCGTTATTCTCTTGCCATATTGTGTCTTTTTCATAAGTATATCAGTAACTCAGGGTCATTTATTCACCCGTTACAAACACCCTCGCGCATGTCTAGCCGGCTTCACAATCACTTGAAGTTGTAGTCGCAAATCGGGGGTCGCACTCGCTACACCGCGCTACATGAAAGCACCTTGTCGCCGCTGAAGAGAAACCGAGGTCTCGTCAGAATGATCGGTGAGATGTGTCGAATCCTTTCACATTGTTGACTGGCACGAGCAGGCCGctcctgtgttttcgcggccgtACAATGAGCATAGCCCGTTGCGTACCATTGTTGAGACGAAAGCAGAACTATTCGCAATACGGCGGTAGCGGATTACATTCTCACATGAGGGTTCGCCTacataataattaaaaaaaatcagcaTGTTTGCTATAACAGGGCAGATCACTCGGCATGCTTTCTCGTGAGATCAGTAAATAGCTTGGCCTCACCCCTTTCAGACGTAACTTCGGGTGTCATCCAGGAGAGTGTCCTAGGCCCTCTCATGGCGCATTTTGCTCCTCCTGCCTGGGCCTGATGAAGACCAgccagtattgtataaataaaaataataaaaaatataatCTGGGCAACAACCATGGTTCTTCTGCAGCATAATTATCCGGAAGAGCCTCCACTTTCGTCTGTCTATCTCTATACTTATACCTGGTGTAGGGTTCTTGGCGGTCATTAAGGTCGGAGCCCTGCCTGCATGGTGCAACGACTGTTGTTCTCCCTCGTATAGTAGTCGGACGgaacgaatattcgacaacttcCAATAGTGATTTCTCGTATccaatacgaatcgaatagcaaagactattcaattcgtatgaaaaattttgaatattcgcacaccctaaTTGATAAGCGATCCTTAATCGAGTAAGGGAAAGAAAAGCGTGTTTATGAATTCGCTTAAACGCGCTTTAACGGACCAAGGCAGTGTAATCCCACGTTATTGTGAAGAACACAATTGTCTCTCGCCTGTAAAAAAGGAGCACGAAAGAGAGAGATTTAAAGATAGTGAGAAAGAGGGAGAGATAAGGAGTAAGAAAGAAGTGAAGGTAAAGTTGCCCCGTACACAGCAAGGAATATGAGCGCTAGTTCTGAAAGCTACAAGGTAACGCTTGAAGTCGGCTAACACGAAACTGTTTAGACAACAAATGTATAATACAAACTTAAAGCTTGATTATCTGAAAGTGACTCGTGCAAGTAAACGTTCACCGCTGTTTgcgcttttgtttttttttttttttttttttccagcgttAAACGAAGCTGCaggtacatgtgtacagtatatgaGCGTGCTTGATGTTTGTTTGCGTACACATATCTGATTTCCACAGTGAATACCAGTTTGTGATTGGAGCCGTGGCAACGCCGTTTCACGCCCCTCCTACCCACATACCCCTTCCGATTGTCGTGCAGTTCGCACTGCAAAGCGTAAAGTTACGATTGCCCTAACGACGTTGAACCTTGTAACCCCAGGAAACGCGAGTTGTCCAATGATTCACCGGTGCCGCGCGCAGCAAAGATGGGTTGCATAAGCTCTTAGACCTCGGGGGGACAGCGCCGAGATTCTGACAGCTTACGTTTGGCCCGTCGCCTCGGGCCTGCAGGAGTGACAGCGCTATAACGCCGCGACGCAAGCACAAGACAAGAACTGCCGGCGCAATACGCGCCCGTCCGCGGGAGTGCCGTGACATCATAGTTTATGCCCCTATACTACATCGGCCGCTTGGCTGCGCAGGGAAATAACGAGTTTATGTTTCCGTTTATTTGTTTTTACCTTAACTAAGCCCCCGTGTCTTCAGCCAGTCGGCGTTCGCGATCCGTACTGCACGAAACAAAACCAACACACACGTATGCAGTACAGTCGAGCGCGTCCCTGAAGAGAAGAGACGGTGACAGAAAGTTCAAGAGGCCGCGGAAGAGCTAAGACAGTGATGGCTCGTCTAGCCGGCCAAGGCCTATTAAGACCAACGCCACGCGAGTTCTCTCGGCGGCCTCGGAGAGGTGTGTCGCGTCCTTCGCCGGACGCACAAAACTTCCGTGTCATCTCTAAGCTCCTGCGGCGGTGTGGCCTTGTTTGGAAATTCGAAAATAAACGAGCAACGCGACACGTATGGAAAGAGCATTAAACAAAacggcagaagaacgcgtcgggCACAAAGCGTGCCGCTGCATGCTGTCTGAGCAACTTAGGCCATGCACTGCGCGCCCACGGCAACCGGCAACAGCGTACAGGTtaaatctttcttttttcgcctcacTTTCGGTTCTCCTCCAGACCGACCGCGTTTATAAAGGCTGGCACCGTCAGCACGTTCCCTTTAGCTGATAGGTAGGAGGCAGAGGGTACGACGGCGCTGAAAGCGATTCGGCGTATACGGAAGTGGCGATCATGGCAGAGTACGCGGGAAGAACTCTGCGCTTGGGCACGATAATGCTCTTGGCCACGGCTTTGTCCTGGACGTCAGCGGAACCTTCCTGCTTTCAAATCGACGGCCACAAGTACCGGCGGGTAATATGCCGAGAGTTCGAGTCTCCCGATGACTTCAAGAAACACGTGCCGCGAAGCGAATCTTCCAAGGATACCTGGTTCCTCCTCATCGACAGCGCCATGGACCGCCTTCCTCCGGCCGCCTTCGCGGGTCTCAATGTGTCGGAGCTGATTCTCAGCAACGTCACTGTGAGCTCACTGGACGTGCCGGAAGGTGGCGAGGGACCGTTTTCAGGCCTCGAGCAATCATTGCAGAAGATGGTCTTTCGGAGAGACAGCACGCTGCCTTCTTCGTGGTCGCAGCTGGGCCAGGTGGTCGCCCTGCAGGAACTGCACCTCCAGCGTTACTCGAACCTGAACCTGACGCGCGACTTCGGCAAGCTTCCACCTGGCCTCAAGCTCGTGTTCGTGTTCGACTCTATCTTGAACAAGGTGGACGACGACTGGCTCGCGGATCTGAACAACTTGGAGACGGTCATCGTCCGCGTCACCAACCTGCCGGTCTTCGCTCGCTCCATGCTTCCGAGGCCAGCGCCCAAGCTGAGGACACTGGACCTGGCGTGAGTTGTTCCTTCTTATAGACAAGAGCCGCGACCGTCTCACCACTTCGGTCACACCTGGTAAAGTCCTATTGGTACAAAACGAACAAATTAATGGCAGAGAAAGATGAGAATGAGCACAAAACGAAGAAGATTATTGGGAGTTTAAAATATCCAATGCTCGTACAGCGCTAGCATGTCGACGAGTGAGAGTAACGCGCGCACAAGAAGCTTTTCCCTCTGGACCATCCTTGGTTCTTAGAACCTCGTTAATTTCTCCATGAGGTTTCTAGTATGCTTCGCGTGGTACAAAATGCGTTGAATGTTAAGCCCTTTATTGTCAAGCTCAGTAATAGTGGCAATATTATCCACatttctcattaaaaaaaatacgTCTGTCAATTGAACAACCCCACACCAAGGCAGCGCTTagcgctggcttcaggaagatgGCGCTAAAGATTTCTTATTTCGTTTTGTTTCCTTTTTGCTAGATACCTCCGTCCC
This Dermacentor silvarum isolate Dsil-2018 chromosome 6, BIME_Dsil_1.4, whole genome shotgun sequence DNA region includes the following protein-coding sequences:
- the LOC125939670 gene encoding leucine-rich repeat and immunoglobulin-like domain containing-NOGO receptor-interacting protein 4 isoform X1, producing the protein MFGVRLLVELVIALLLNLTGAHPICYSREGPSHCYYFCEAFTSTQDFLRIDRYRAQNCTYFVLKDSSLERLPSNAFVGTSISVLHFMNVTVGAYGDRQGIAPSPFDALKDSLCKLIFSDQPKALESWNLLRGLKRLETLLLLHVKKVNLTADFNHLPPSVKEIQVLGAHVDQVDQDWLAELHGLNAVAVKETNLESVSRSMLPRPAPKLMILDFADNRLTSLPKDLTTDMPALRELDVGYNEITTLHESTLAPLKRNRGLVRMIGNPLTCDCRLAFLLTYPKKWNYYPCAKPLSLATRSIQSLTEAELCNETSDRDVSNAV
- the LOC119456049 gene encoding leucine-rich repeat and fibronectin type-III domain-containing protein 4 → MAEYAGRTLRLGTIMLLATALSWTSAEPSCFQIDGHKYRRVICREFESPDDFKKHVPRSESSKDTWFLLIDSAMDRLPPAAFAGLNVSELILSNVTVSSLDVPEGGEGPFSGLEQSLQKMVFRRDSTLPSSWSQLGQVVALQELHLQRYSNLNLTRDFGKLPPGLKLVFVFDSILNKVDDDWLADLNNLETVIVRVTNLPVFARSMLPRPAPKLRTLDLAENNLRAFPQGIGEDLPALQFVNLEDNRITTLDEKDVAPLHRDSVLVRLIGNPMHCDCRLWFLLDYTDRWHYFLCRSPEIHQGRYIKMLSEPELPCEYETPPVLASGVAVVPGSSAAPAADASPPATQATSSENPSSSSAAR
- the LOC125939670 gene encoding leucine-rich repeat and immunoglobulin-like domain containing-NOGO receptor-interacting protein 4 isoform X2, producing the protein MFGVRLLVELVIALLLNLTGAHPICYSREGPSHCYYFCEAFTSTQDFLRIDRYRAQNCTYFVLKDSSLERLPSNAFVGTSISVLHFMNVTVGAYGDRQGIAPSPFDALKDSLCKLIFSDQPKALESWNLLRGLKRLETLLLLHVKKVNLTADFNHLPPSVKEIQVLGAHVDQVDQDWLAELHGLNAVAVKETNLESVSRSMLPRPAPKLMILDFADNRLTSLPKDLTTDMPALRELDVGYNEITTLHESTLAPLKRNRGLVRMIGNPLTCDCRLAFLLTYPKKWNYYPCAKPLSLATRSIQSLTEAELCNETSDRDT